A window of the ANME-2 cluster archaeon genome harbors these coding sequences:
- a CDS encoding type II toxin-antitoxin system HicB family antitoxin, giving the protein MPTITAYIEKDVETGLYVAIVPGIPGAHTQAETLDELQVNLKEVLELCFEEMEPETRHNLPEFIGIQQVEVTC; this is encoded by the coding sequence ATGCCAACAATAACTGCATATATCGAAAAAGATGTTGAAACCGGTTTATATGTAGCTATAGTACCGGGAATCCCGGGAGCCCACACCCAGGCTGAAACACTGGATGAACTTCAAGTCAATCTCAAAGAGGTATTAGAATTATGCTTTGAAGAGATGGAACCTGAAACAAGACATAATTTGCCCGAATTTATTGGAATCCAACAGGTCGAGGTGACCTGTTGA
- a CDS encoding type II toxin-antitoxin system RelE/ParE family toxin translates to MAYTIQIDSTLEIKLDKLKKKDNSLHQRIILKIIEIGNNPELGKPLRNVLKGKRRVHIGSFVLLYLIDKKKQTVVFLEFEHHDNAYR, encoded by the coding sequence ATGGCATATACTATTCAAATTGATTCTACTCTGGAAATAAAACTGGATAAACTCAAAAAGAAGGATAATTCTCTTCATCAGAGGATAATCCTCAAAATAATCGAGATTGGCAACAATCCAGAGTTGGGTAAACCACTTCGAAACGTGTTGAAAGGTAAACGTAGAGTTCATATTGGTTCATTTGTTCTTTTATATCTCATTGATAAGAAAAAACAAACCGTGGTTTTCCTTGAGTTTGAACATCACGACAATGCGTATCGATAA
- the dapB gene encoding 4-hydroxy-tetrahydrodipicolinate reductase, translating to MIRAAVTGACGRMGTLIIQNILAAQDIELSAAFDITNIGMDVGEAVGSGQLGVPVSNPDDMENVIKDSRTQVVIDFTIATASAGNVVRATNAGANLVVGTTGFNEEQMRQMRQAISDNGVAAVISPNFAVGVNIFWELLREAAGKLEGFDVEIMEVHHNKKKDAPSGTAVKAAQVINDVLGGREYVYGRKGIAPRGDEIGIHAVRGGDVVGDHTVMFFGDGERIEVRHQAHSRQAFAGGAIRAAMWVMGQPAGVYGMADVLGLGK from the coding sequence ATGATACGGGCTGCGGTTACCGGTGCATGCGGCCGGATGGGGACCCTTATTATCCAGAATATCCTTGCAGCACAGGATATTGAACTCTCGGCGGCATTCGATATTACCAATATAGGTATGGATGTGGGTGAGGCCGTTGGTTCCGGGCAGCTGGGTGTGCCTGTATCGAATCCGGATGATATGGAAAACGTGATCAAGGATTCGCGTACGCAGGTTGTTATAGATTTTACGATTGCCACAGCATCAGCCGGGAATGTGGTCAGGGCTACAAATGCCGGGGCCAACCTGGTGGTGGGCACTACGGGTTTTAACGAGGAACAGATGCGGCAGATGCGTCAGGCTATCAGTGATAATGGTGTGGCTGCGGTCATTTCGCCTAACTTTGCAGTGGGTGTCAATATCTTCTGGGAATTGCTCAGGGAGGCTGCCGGAAAACTGGAGGGTTTCGATGTGGAGATCATGGAGGTACACCACAACAAGAAGAAGGACGCGCCCAGCGGTACTGCGGTGAAGGCTGCACAGGTCATCAATGATGTGCTGGGCGGCAGGGAGTATGTGTACGGCCGCAAGGGAATTGCGCCACGGGGTGATGAGATTGGTATTCATGCAGTGCGGGGCGGCGATGTGGTGGGGGACCATACGGTTATGTTCTTTGGTGATGGTGAGCGTATCGAGGTACGTCACCAGGCTCACAGCAGGCAGGCGTTTGCCGGGGGTGCCATCAGGGCTGCTATGTGGGTGATGGGGCAGCCGGCCGGGGTGTACGGGATGGCTGATGTGCTGGGGCTGGGGAAGTAA
- the metK gene encoding methionine adenosyltransferase: MEYSVLTSESVTEGHPDKVCDQISDGVLDAIIGQDPAARVACETFISVGFVIVGGEITTSAHIDVPTIARGVLKDIGYISEKYGFNYKTCGVLNAVGKQSPDIAQGVDVGGAGDQGMMIGYACRETEELMPLPIMQSHRMCRKLAELRKSKALSYLGPDGKSQATVEYKMGVAQRVDSVIVSTQHTEEILDSTGNRITQDAVNEIIDKVVNSVIDPELLDKNTKYYVNPTGKFVIGGPQSDTGMTGRKIVVDTYGGLVPHGGGAFSGKDSTKVDRSAAYAARYVAKNIVASGVADRCAVSLAYAIGIAEPTSIMINTFGTGKMKDRDIIGLACKHFDLTPKGIIETLDLRRPIFRKTAAYGHFGRNDPDFTWERTDVADDIARSAGL, encoded by the coding sequence ATGGAATACAGCGTGTTAACTTCAGAATCGGTGACGGAAGGACATCCTGATAAGGTCTGCGACCAGATATCGGACGGTGTGCTGGATGCGATAATAGGGCAGGACCCTGCAGCCAGGGTGGCCTGCGAGACATTTATCAGTGTGGGTTTTGTGATCGTTGGGGGCGAGATCACTACATCGGCACATATCGATGTACCCACTATTGCACGTGGTGTATTGAAAGATATTGGCTATATCAGTGAGAAATATGGTTTTAATTACAAAACATGCGGTGTGCTCAATGCTGTAGGTAAGCAGTCACCTGATATCGCCCAGGGTGTGGATGTGGGCGGTGCCGGGGACCAGGGTATGATGATAGGATATGCCTGCAGGGAAACCGAGGAACTGATGCCTCTGCCTATCATGCAGAGCCACAGGATGTGCAGGAAACTGGCTGAATTGAGGAAGAGCAAAGCACTATCTTACCTGGGTCCGGATGGTAAGTCCCAGGCCACGGTCGAGTATAAGATGGGGGTGGCCCAGCGGGTAGACTCCGTTATTGTTAGCACTCAGCATACCGAAGAGATACTTGACAGCACGGGTAATCGCATTACCCAGGATGCTGTCAACGAGATAATCGATAAGGTTGTCAACTCAGTCATTGACCCTGAACTGCTGGATAAGAATACGAAATATTACGTGAACCCCACAGGTAAGTTCGTCATCGGAGGACCCCAGAGCGATACCGGTATGACTGGCCGGAAGATCGTGGTGGACACCTACGGCGGTCTGGTGCCCCACGGTGGCGGTGCCTTTTCAGGCAAGGATTCCACGAAGGTGGACCGCAGTGCTGCCTATGCTGCCAGGTATGTGGCCAAGAACATCGTTGCATCAGGCGTGGCCGACCGCTGTGCGGTATCCCTGGCTTATGCCATAGGTATTGCCGAGCCTACTTCTATTATGATCAATACGTTCGGTACTGGCAAGATGAAGGACCGGGATATTATTGGCCTTGCCTGCAAGCATTTTGACCTGACCCCCAAGGGCATTATCGAGACCCTTGACCTGAGACGGCCCATTTTCAGGAAGACCGCAGCATACGGGCATTTCGGCAGGAACGACCCAGACTTTACCTGGGAGCGGACCGATGTTGCCGACGATATTGCCAGGTCTGCCGGGCTTTAG
- a CDS encoding type II toxin-antitoxin system HicA family toxin, whose product MEKLLFKLGFEKIRQRGSHVFYRHPDGRTTTIPHHSGRDLVRPLIKEILREIELSVDEYNEYLKKL is encoded by the coding sequence ATGGAAAAATTACTGTTTAAACTCGGTTTTGAAAAAATTCGTCAAAGGGGGAGTCATGTTTTCTACAGGCATCCTGACGGTAGAACCACTACTATCCCTCATCACAGCGGAAGGGATTTGGTACGTCCACTGATAAAAGAGATTCTGAGGGAAATAGAACTCAGTGTTGATGAATATAATGAATATTTAAAGAAATTGTAA
- the afpA gene encoding archaeoflavoprotein AfpA, protein MKRIAWGITGSGDLIKETYDILVDIKRRTDIKFMVFLSKEGETVMKWYRMWDNIQRDFPNFKTDAGPNSPFIAGPLQVGHYDALLIAPATANSVAKIVHGIADTLVTNAVAQTAKGNTPIYILPVDRVKGTVTTYSPEGKKMVLKMRDVDVENTEKLSRMENITILDSPGAIYDIVRLER, encoded by the coding sequence ATGAAGCGGATAGCATGGGGGATTACGGGGTCTGGCGACCTTATAAAAGAAACGTATGATATACTGGTCGACATTAAACGCAGGACTGATATTAAATTCATGGTGTTCCTGTCCAAAGAAGGGGAAACTGTCATGAAATGGTACAGGATGTGGGATAATATCCAGAGGGATTTTCCTAATTTCAAGACTGATGCAGGGCCAAATTCACCCTTCATTGCCGGCCCCCTGCAGGTAGGACATTATGATGCATTGCTTATCGCGCCCGCCACTGCCAATTCAGTGGCAAAAATAGTACACGGCATAGCAGATACGCTTGTTACCAATGCAGTGGCCCAGACAGCCAAGGGGAATACCCCCATCTATATCCTGCCAGTGGACAGGGTCAAGGGTACTGTTACTACGTACTCTCCCGAGGGGAAAAAGATGGTACTGAAAATGCGGGATGTGGATGTTGAGAACACTGAAAAGCTGTCCAGAATGGAGAATATCACAATACTGGACAGTCCCGGTGCCATCTATGATATTGTGAGACTGGAGAGATAA
- the dapA gene encoding 4-hydroxy-tetrahydrodipicolinate synthase, with amino-acid sequence MLDGVLVALITPFTQDDVIDTDGVRSNIDFLAKKGVSGIVPSGTTGESATLTFQEHKDLIELTVDYSPVPVVAGTGSNSTAEALELTKFAADAGADAALLITPYYNKPNDEGLFRHFTRIADNADIPQILYNVPTRTCINLKPEVTARLARHPNIIGIKEASGDLKQISDIIELTRDEDFVLFSGDDAMTLPIMELGGVGVISVTANIVPEKMAAMVAAFNKGDRTEAKRIEKELLPLIDALFLETNPIPVKRAAELIGLASGHLRLPLAPLSPENEVRLIAELKAIGAL; translated from the coding sequence ATGCTGGATGGCGTACTTGTTGCTTTGATAACACCTTTCACCCAGGACGATGTGATCGACACAGATGGAGTGCGCTCCAATATCGATTTCCTGGCAAAGAAGGGAGTTTCCGGCATCGTGCCTTCCGGAACAACCGGTGAATCTGCAACACTTACTTTTCAGGAACATAAGGACCTCATTGAGCTGACAGTGGATTATAGTCCTGTGCCTGTGGTCGCGGGAACCGGCTCAAATAGTACGGCTGAGGCCCTTGAACTCACAAAATTTGCAGCCGATGCCGGAGCTGATGCTGCATTACTCATAACGCCTTATTACAACAAGCCCAATGATGAAGGCCTGTTCAGGCATTTTACCAGGATTGCGGATAATGCAGATATTCCACAGATACTGTATAATGTACCCACCCGGACCTGTATCAACCTGAAGCCTGAGGTGACAGCCCGGCTTGCCCGGCACCCCAACATTATCGGCATTAAGGAAGCCAGCGGCGACCTGAAGCAGATATCTGATATAATCGAGTTGACAAGGGATGAGGATTTCGTGTTGTTCTCGGGAGACGATGCCATGACCCTGCCAATAATGGAACTGGGCGGCGTGGGAGTTATCAGCGTGACTGCCAATATAGTGCCGGAAAAGATGGCGGCTATGGTTGCGGCTTTCAATAAGGGGGACAGGACCGAGGCGAAGAGGATTGAAAAGGAGCTGTTGCCCCTGATCGATGCATTGTTCCTTGAAACAAATCCCATACCGGTAAAAAGGGCGGCTGAACTGATAGGACTGGCTTCAGGACATCTGAGGTTGCCCCTGGCGCCGTTGAGTCCTGAGAACGAAGTCAGGCTGATAGCAGAATTAAAGGCGATCGGGGCGCTGTAA